Proteins from a genomic interval of Pantoea deleyi:
- the atpE gene encoding F0F1 ATP synthase subunit C — protein MENLNMDLLYMAAAVMMGLAAIGAAIGIGILGGKFLEGAARQPDLIPLLRTQFFVVMGLVDAIPMIAVGLGLYVMFAVA, from the coding sequence ATGGAAAACCTGAATATGGATCTGCTGTACATGGCTGCCGCTGTGATGATGGGCCTGGCGGCAATCGGTGCTGCGATCGGTATCGGCATCCTCGGAGGAAAATTCCTGGAAGGCGCTGCTCGTCAGCCTGACCTGATTCCTCTGCTGCGTACGCAGTTCTTTGTTGTAATGGGTCTGGTGGATGCAATCCCGATGATCGCTGTTGGTCTGGGTCTGTACGTGATGTTTGCTGTCGCCTAA
- the atpA gene encoding F0F1 ATP synthase subunit alpha has product MQLNSTEISELIKQRIAQFNVVSEAHNEGTIVSVSDGIIRVHGLADVMQGEMIALPGNRYAIALNLERDSVGAVVMGPYADLAEGMKVKCTGRILEVPVGRGLLGRVVNTLGAPIDGKGAIDNDGFSPVEVIAPGVIDRQSVDQPVQTGYKSVDAMIPIGRGQRELIIGDRQTGKTAMAIDAIINQRDSGIKCVYVAIGQKASTISNVVRKLEEHGALQNTIVVVASASESAALQYLSPYAGCAMGEYFRDRGEDALIVYDDLSKQAIAYRQISLLLRRPPGREAFPGDVFYLHSRLLERASRVSADYVERFTNGAVTGKTGSLTALPIIETQAGDVSAFVPTNVISITDGQIFLESNLFNSGIRPAVNPGISVSRVGGAAQTKIIKKLSGGIRTALAQYRELAAFSQFASDLDDATRKQLSHGQKVTELLKQKQYAPMSVAQQGLVLFAAERGYLNDVELAKIGSFEAALLAFADRDHAELMAEINQSGNFNNDIEAKLKGLIDTFKATQSW; this is encoded by the coding sequence ATGCAACTGAATTCCACCGAAATCAGCGAACTGATCAAGCAGCGCATTGCTCAGTTCAATGTCGTGAGTGAAGCTCACAACGAAGGTACGATTGTTTCTGTAAGTGACGGTATCATCCGCGTACACGGCCTGGCCGATGTGATGCAGGGTGAGATGATTGCCCTGCCGGGTAACCGTTACGCTATCGCCCTGAACCTCGAGCGTGACTCGGTTGGTGCAGTGGTGATGGGTCCTTACGCTGACCTCGCCGAAGGCATGAAGGTTAAGTGTACTGGCCGTATCCTTGAAGTACCGGTAGGCCGTGGCCTGCTGGGCCGCGTCGTGAACACCCTGGGTGCTCCTATCGACGGTAAAGGCGCAATCGACAACGACGGTTTCTCACCGGTTGAAGTGATTGCTCCTGGCGTTATCGATCGTCAGTCCGTCGACCAGCCGGTTCAGACCGGTTATAAGTCCGTCGATGCGATGATTCCAATCGGCCGTGGCCAGCGTGAGCTGATCATCGGTGACCGTCAGACCGGTAAAACCGCGATGGCGATCGATGCGATCATCAACCAGCGCGATTCAGGCATCAAGTGTGTCTACGTTGCGATTGGTCAGAAAGCCTCAACCATCTCCAACGTGGTTCGCAAGCTGGAAGAGCATGGCGCACTGCAGAACACCATCGTTGTTGTGGCGTCTGCGTCTGAATCTGCTGCGCTGCAGTATCTCTCTCCATACGCAGGCTGTGCGATGGGTGAATACTTCCGTGACCGCGGTGAAGATGCGCTGATCGTTTATGATGACCTCTCCAAGCAGGCTATCGCTTACCGTCAGATCTCGCTGCTGCTGCGTCGTCCACCAGGTCGTGAAGCTTTCCCTGGCGACGTGTTCTATCTCCACTCCCGTCTGCTGGAACGTGCATCACGCGTAAGCGCTGATTATGTAGAGCGTTTCACCAATGGCGCTGTGACAGGTAAAACCGGTTCACTGACCGCGCTGCCGATCATCGAAACCCAGGCGGGCGACGTTTCTGCGTTCGTTCCGACCAACGTAATCTCGATTACTGATGGTCAGATCTTCCTGGAATCGAACCTGTTTAACTCCGGTATTCGTCCGGCGGTTAACCCAGGTATTTCGGTATCCCGTGTTGGTGGTGCTGCGCAGACCAAGATCATCAAAAAACTGTCCGGTGGTATCCGTACCGCGCTGGCACAGTATCGTGAACTGGCGGCGTTCTCGCAGTTCGCTTCCGATCTGGATGATGCAACCCGCAAACAGCTGAGCCACGGTCAGAAAGTGACCGAGCTGCTGAAGCAGAAACAGTATGCGCCGATGTCCGTCGCGCAGCAGGGTCTGGTTCTGTTCGCTGCAGAGCGTGGCTACCTGAACGACGTTGAACTGGCAAAAATTGGCAGCTTCGAAGCTGCGCTGCTGGCCTTCGCCGATCGCGACCACGCTGAGCTGATGGCTGAAATCAACCAGTCTGGCAACTTTAACAACGATATCGAAGCGAAGCTGAAAGGCCTGATCGATACGTTTAAAGCAACCCAGTCCTGGTAA
- the atpG gene encoding F0F1 ATP synthase subunit gamma, whose amino-acid sequence MAGAKEIRSKIGSVKNTQKITKAMEMVAASKMRKTQERMAASRPYADTMRKVIGHLALGNLEYKHPYLEERDVKRVGYLVVSTDRGLCGGLNINLFKKLLADMKSWSDKGVQSDLSIIGSKGASFFSAVGGNIVAQVSGMGDKPALSDLIGPVKVMLQAYDEGRIDKLMIVSNKFNNTMSQTPTITQLLPLAPAEGEEEMKAKTWDYLYEPDPKALLDTLLRRYVESQVYQGVVENLASEQAARMVAMKAATDNGGNLIKELQLIYNKARQASITQELTEIVSGASAV is encoded by the coding sequence ATGGCCGGCGCAAAAGAGATACGAAGCAAGATCGGAAGCGTGAAAAACACGCAGAAGATCACCAAAGCGATGGAAATGGTCGCCGCCTCCAAAATGCGTAAAACGCAGGAACGCATGGCGGCCAGCCGTCCGTATGCAGACACCATGCGCAAAGTGATTGGTCACCTTGCGTTAGGTAATCTGGAATACAAGCACCCTTACCTGGAAGAGCGCGACGTGAAGCGCGTCGGCTACCTGGTCGTTTCAACAGACCGCGGGCTTTGTGGTGGTTTGAACATTAACCTGTTCAAAAAATTACTGGCGGATATGAAGTCCTGGTCCGATAAAGGCGTGCAGAGCGATCTGTCGATTATCGGTTCTAAAGGGGCGTCATTCTTCAGTGCTGTGGGTGGCAACATCGTGGCGCAGGTCAGCGGCATGGGCGATAAACCTGCCCTGTCAGATCTGATCGGCCCGGTAAAAGTGATGTTGCAGGCTTATGATGAAGGCCGCATCGACAAGCTGATGATCGTCAGTAACAAGTTCAATAACACCATGTCTCAGACTCCGACCATCACCCAACTGCTGCCGTTAGCGCCAGCGGAAGGTGAAGAAGAGATGAAGGCGAAGACCTGGGATTACCTGTACGAACCCGATCCGAAAGCGCTGCTGGATACCCTGCTGCGTCGTTATGTCGAATCGCAGGTTTATCAGGGTGTGGTGGAAAATCTGGCCAGTGAGCAGGCCGCACGTATGGTGGCAATGAAAGCTGCAACCGACAACGGCGGAAATCTGATCAAAGAGCTGCAGTTGATTTACAACAAAGCTCGTCAGGCCAGCATCACCCAGGAACTTACCGAGATCGTCTCGGGGGCCTCCGCGGTTTAA
- the atpI gene encoding F0F1 ATP synthase subunit I: MSVSLYSVKFARTVLMIQLVTIVIIGALFAVKDVIWGVSALAGGAAAWLPNVLFLFLAWRLQGQAPASGRVAWSFALGEIAKVFATIILLIVALGLFGAAFWPVGITWLSVLVVQMLAPAVINNKG, translated from the coding sequence ATGTCAGTGTCTCTTTACAGTGTAAAATTCGCCCGAACGGTGCTGATGATTCAGCTGGTGACGATAGTCATCATCGGCGCACTCTTTGCTGTGAAAGATGTCATCTGGGGTGTCTCTGCTCTGGCTGGCGGCGCGGCAGCCTGGCTGCCAAACGTATTGTTTTTGTTTTTAGCCTGGCGCCTGCAGGGGCAAGCCCCCGCTTCGGGGCGAGTCGCGTGGAGCTTCGCTTTGGGTGAAATAGCCAAAGTGTTTGCGACCATCATTTTGCTCATTGTGGCGTTGGGTCTATTCGGAGCGGCTTTCTGGCCGGTCGGGATAACCTGGTTATCGGTGCTGGTGGTACAAATGCTGGCACCGGCGGTAATTAACAACAAAGGGTAA
- the atpF gene encoding F0F1 ATP synthase subunit B, whose amino-acid sequence MNINATILGQAIAFILFVAFCMKYVWPPIMAAIEKRQKEIAEGLASAERAKKDLDLAQANATDQLKKAKEDAQVIIEQANKRRAQILDEAKTEAENERNRIVTQAQAEIDAERKRAREELRKQVALLAMAGAEKIIERSVDEAANSDIVDKLVAEL is encoded by the coding sequence GTGAACATTAATGCAACAATCCTCGGCCAGGCTATCGCGTTCATCCTGTTTGTCGCGTTCTGCATGAAGTACGTATGGCCGCCGATTATGGCTGCCATCGAAAAGCGCCAGAAAGAAATTGCTGAAGGCCTTGCTTCTGCTGAACGTGCAAAGAAAGATTTGGATCTCGCGCAGGCTAATGCGACCGACCAGCTGAAAAAAGCCAAAGAAGACGCTCAGGTCATTATCGAGCAAGCGAACAAGCGTCGCGCGCAGATTCTGGACGAAGCCAAAACCGAAGCTGAAAACGAACGTAATCGCATCGTGACACAAGCGCAGGCTGAAATTGACGCCGAACGCAAACGTGCGCGTGAAGAGCTGCGTAAGCAGGTTGCGTTGCTGGCTATGGCTGGTGCCGAGAAGATCATCGAACGTTCCGTGGATGAAGCTGCTAACAGCGACATCGTTGATAAACTGGTCGCTGAACTGTAA
- the atpB gene encoding F0F1 ATP synthase subunit A has protein sequence MAAGEISTPQEYIGHHLTHLQLDLRTFELVNPHDAPATFWVLNIDSMFFSLVLGVIFLVLFRSVAKSVTSGVPGKMQAAIELVVGFVDSNVRDMYHGKSKLIAPLALTIFVWVFLMNFMDLLPIDLLPYIGEHVLGLPALRVVPSADVNITLSMALGVFILILFYSIKMKGIGGFTKELTLQPFNHPIFIPINLILEGVSLLSKPVSLGLRLFGNMYAGELIFILIAGLLPWWSQWVLNVPWAIFHILIISLQAFIFMVLTIVYLSMASEEH, from the coding sequence ATGGCTGCAGGAGAAATCTCTACTCCGCAAGAGTACATTGGTCACCACCTGACACATCTTCAGTTGGACCTGCGTACCTTCGAGTTAGTGAATCCGCACGACGCTCCCGCGACGTTCTGGGTATTAAATATCGATTCCATGTTTTTCTCTCTGGTGCTGGGAGTTATCTTCCTGGTGTTGTTCCGTAGCGTGGCGAAGTCTGTCACCAGCGGTGTGCCAGGGAAAATGCAGGCGGCTATCGAACTGGTTGTCGGTTTCGTTGATAGCAACGTGCGCGACATGTATCACGGTAAGAGCAAACTTATCGCCCCGCTGGCTCTGACAATTTTTGTCTGGGTCTTCCTGATGAACTTCATGGATCTGCTGCCAATCGACCTGCTGCCATATATTGGTGAGCATGTGTTGGGGTTACCGGCGCTGCGCGTCGTACCGTCTGCAGACGTGAACATCACGCTGTCTATGGCGTTGGGCGTATTTATTTTGATTCTGTTCTACAGCATCAAAATGAAAGGCATTGGCGGCTTCACGAAAGAGCTGACGCTGCAGCCTTTTAACCACCCGATCTTCATCCCGATCAACCTGATTCTGGAAGGTGTGAGCCTGCTGTCTAAGCCTGTGTCACTGGGTTTACGACTGTTCGGTAACATGTATGCGGGTGAACTGATCTTTATCCTTATTGCCGGTCTGTTGCCGTGGTGGTCGCAGTGGGTGCTGAATGTGCCGTGGGCCATTTTCCACATCCTGATCATTTCGCTACAGGCTTTCATTTTCATGGTCCTCACGATTGTCTATCTGTCGATGGCATCTGAAGAACATTGA
- the atpH gene encoding F0F1 ATP synthase subunit delta: MSDLITVARPYAKAAFDFAVEHQSIERWQQMLAFAAEVARNEQMADLLSGALAPEALAASFNAVCGDQLDEPAQNLIKVMAENGRLTALPAVLALYIELRDAHEATAEVDVISASTLSDDQLNKISAAMEKRLSRKVKLNCKIDKSVMAGVIIRAGDLVIDGSVRGRLDRLADVLQS; encoded by the coding sequence ATGTCTGATCTGATTACTGTAGCTCGCCCCTACGCCAAAGCAGCTTTTGACTTTGCTGTTGAGCATCAAAGTATAGAACGCTGGCAACAGATGCTGGCGTTTGCCGCAGAAGTGGCTCGCAATGAACAGATGGCTGATCTTCTTTCAGGTGCATTAGCACCCGAAGCGTTGGCAGCGTCGTTTAACGCAGTCTGTGGTGATCAACTGGATGAACCCGCGCAGAACCTGATTAAGGTGATGGCGGAAAACGGACGTTTGACAGCGCTTCCGGCTGTACTGGCTCTTTACATCGAACTGCGTGATGCTCACGAAGCTACCGCTGAAGTCGATGTTATCTCCGCCAGTACGCTGAGTGACGACCAGCTGAATAAAATCAGCGCCGCGATGGAAAAACGTCTGTCACGCAAAGTTAAGCTGAATTGCAAAATTGATAAGTCTGTGATGGCAGGCGTGATCATCCGTGCGGGTGATCTGGTTATTGATGGCAGCGTACGCGGCCGTCTTGACCGTCTGGCTGACGTCTTGCAGTCTTAA